From Kineosporia succinea, the proteins below share one genomic window:
- a CDS encoding methyl-accepting chemotaxis protein, producing the protein MGVGSIVLTAGVLGGVAGWQSGVFSNKADETIANQRDNELDSLTSQVYQLVGNAGAATQDRVNRANTVALADLAERGGLQLGGPDVTWNAVNQVSQKATTVSLPRVSVDGQWLGQNRNVKQGTPVVDSLAEKVGGAVTIFQRMNADGDLLRVATNVPNAEGKRAIGTYIPSVGADGKANAVVAAIKAGKPYRGVAQVVGTWYVTAYDPLKNADGDVVGAVFFGVPQADAIKELTESVASTKIGQHGGISIFSNETADRGRVIASGLPVTETDKPLEVTDADGTPYVQQIVDAAATLEEGQEWSANYNLPGVDSPAADSTVRVMYYAPYKWAIAVQTYNPDYAAASEALSDGRASMLTILAIAAVLLALVGGGLAWYWARRTANRLATLTGALDKVARRDLNVQVTEGTDEIGQMSKALNTAVGEIRSLLSDMATTATGVARAAGQVSTVGDEVSGAADAVAARTTHVATEAEDVARTMATMEAGSNEMSSAISEIARNATQAASVAQETVQRTEQARAVIDRLGNSSAQIVDVVEVINAIAGQTNLLALNATIEAARAGEVGKGFAVVANEVKELARQTAEATVDVTSRVNAIKSDTDDAVAAITAIGEAIERVSSFQEAIAGAVEEQSSVTSEMSRSVEVVTIGGTQISAGIGEVKETVASTLKAVGSSREAARTLDENARELTRLVDRFAR; encoded by the coding sequence TTGGGCGTCGGAAGCATCGTGCTGACGGCGGGCGTTCTGGGGGGTGTGGCCGGATGGCAGAGCGGTGTGTTCAGCAACAAGGCTGACGAGACCATCGCCAATCAGCGGGACAACGAGCTGGACAGCCTGACCAGCCAGGTCTACCAGTTGGTGGGCAATGCGGGGGCTGCCACCCAGGACCGGGTCAACCGGGCCAACACCGTTGCGCTGGCGGACCTTGCGGAGAGGGGCGGCCTGCAGCTCGGCGGCCCGGACGTCACCTGGAACGCGGTCAACCAGGTCAGCCAGAAGGCGACCACGGTCAGCCTGCCCCGCGTGAGCGTCGACGGCCAGTGGCTGGGCCAGAACCGCAACGTCAAGCAGGGCACCCCGGTCGTCGACTCGCTCGCCGAGAAGGTCGGCGGCGCGGTCACGATCTTCCAGCGGATGAACGCGGACGGCGACCTGCTGCGCGTGGCGACCAACGTCCCCAACGCGGAGGGCAAGCGGGCGATCGGGACCTACATCCCGTCGGTCGGCGCGGACGGCAAGGCCAACGCGGTGGTCGCGGCGATCAAGGCGGGCAAGCCCTACCGCGGTGTGGCCCAGGTCGTGGGCACCTGGTACGTCACCGCGTACGACCCGCTGAAGAACGCGGACGGCGACGTGGTCGGTGCGGTCTTCTTCGGTGTTCCCCAGGCCGACGCGATCAAGGAGCTCACCGAGAGCGTCGCGTCCACCAAGATCGGCCAGCACGGCGGCATCTCCATCTTCAGCAACGAGACGGCCGACCGCGGCCGCGTCATCGCCTCGGGTCTTCCGGTCACCGAGACCGACAAGCCGCTCGAGGTCACCGACGCCGACGGTACCCCCTACGTGCAGCAGATCGTCGACGCCGCAGCAACTCTCGAAGAGGGCCAGGAATGGTCCGCGAACTACAACCTCCCCGGCGTCGACTCCCCGGCCGCCGACAGCACCGTCCGCGTCATGTACTACGCGCCCTACAAGTGGGCCATCGCGGTGCAGACCTACAACCCCGACTACGCCGCCGCCAGCGAGGCTCTCAGTGACGGCCGCGCCAGCATGCTGACCATCCTCGCGATCGCCGCCGTCCTGCTCGCCCTGGTCGGCGGTGGCCTGGCCTGGTACTGGGCCCGCCGCACGGCCAACCGTCTGGCCACCCTCACCGGCGCTCTCGACAAGGTCGCCCGCCGCGACCTGAACGTGCAGGTCACCGAGGGCACCGACGAGATCGGGCAGATGAGCAAGGCTCTCAACACGGCGGTCGGCGAGATCCGCTCGCTGCTGTCCGACATGGCCACGACCGCGACGGGTGTGGCCCGGGCCGCCGGCCAGGTCTCGACCGTCGGTGACGAGGTGTCCGGCGCCGCCGACGCGGTCGCCGCCCGCACCACGCACGTCGCCACCGAGGCCGAGGACGTCGCCCGCACGATGGCGACGATGGAGGCCGGCTCCAACGAGATGTCCTCCGCCATCAGCGAGATCGCCCGCAACGCCACCCAGGCCGCGTCCGTGGCCCAGGAGACGGTGCAGCGCACGGAACAGGCCCGCGCCGTCATCGACCGGCTGGGCAACTCCAGCGCCCAGATCGTCGACGTGGTCGAGGTCATCAACGCGATCGCCGGTCAGACGAACCTGCTGGCCCTGAACGCCACGATCGAGGCCGCCCGCGCCGGTGAGGTCGGCAAGGGCTTCGCGGTCGTCGCCAACGAGGTCAAGGAACTGGCCCGCCAGACCGCGGAGGCGACCGTCGACGTCACCTCCCGGGTCAACGCGATCAAGTCGGACACCGACGACGCGGTGGCCGCGATCACCGCGATCGGTGAGGCCATCGAGCGGGTGAGCAGCTTCCAGGAGGCCATCGCCGGCGCCGTCGAGGAGCAGAGCTCGGTGACCTCCGAAATGAGCCGGAGCGTCGAGGTGGTCACGATCGGCGGTACCCAGATCAGCGCCGGTATCGGTGAGGTCAAGGAGACCGTCGCGAGCACCCTCAAGGCGGTCGGCAGCTCTCGCGAGGCCGCCCGCACGCTCGACGAGAACGCCCGCGAACTGACCCGCCTGGTCGACCGTTTCGCTCGCTGA
- a CDS encoding MFS transporter: MRKWTPLLAVCLGTFMLLIDVTIVNVALPDITRDLEASFSQVQWVIDIYALSLAALMLGAGGLADALGRRRIYLAGLTVFALASVACGLSQDITVLIIGRAVQGIGGAAMFATTVALINVSYSGRDRGTAYGIWGAVAGASAGVGSVIGGVLTDLLSWRWAFWVNLPVSVLAIALSIAVFADAERRRVRLDVPGMVTFTAAAGLITYAIIEAGESSWTSRTPVVSAVLGLLALAAFVLLERRAEHPLIDLTLLRSPVFTGAVLAAAVLSSAAFGSSALVSIWLQSVVGLSPLQTGLALLPMSVVAFAVAGFLSSRLHGVPVARPIGAGLFLIGCGSLLMLFVRAGSSWTALLAGLLVVGLGVGLATPPLTAAALSAVPVQRSGMASGVLNTSRQLGLAFGVAVLGSVFASRAASTLRDAGVPSADDVASAVAGGQTQVVLAKAPAAFHDQLRTAVHEAFASGLHGAFVIAGGVGVVGALVVFALLRRAPSEPDAPAPAAEPAVVRS, translated from the coding sequence ATGCGTAAGTGGACCCCGTTGCTCGCGGTCTGCCTGGGCACCTTCATGCTGCTCATCGACGTCACCATCGTGAACGTCGCCCTCCCCGACATCACCCGCGACCTGGAAGCCTCGTTCAGCCAGGTGCAGTGGGTCATCGACATCTACGCCCTCAGCCTGGCCGCGCTCATGCTCGGGGCCGGAGGCCTGGCCGACGCGCTCGGCCGGCGCCGGATCTACCTGGCCGGCCTGACGGTCTTCGCCCTCGCCTCGGTCGCCTGCGGTCTGTCGCAGGACATCACCGTGCTCATCATCGGCCGCGCCGTGCAGGGCATCGGTGGCGCCGCGATGTTCGCGACCACCGTCGCCCTCATCAACGTCTCGTACTCCGGACGCGACCGGGGCACGGCCTACGGCATCTGGGGTGCCGTCGCCGGCGCCTCGGCCGGGGTCGGCTCGGTGATCGGTGGCGTGCTCACCGACCTGCTCTCGTGGCGCTGGGCGTTCTGGGTCAACCTGCCGGTGTCGGTGCTCGCCATCGCCCTGTCGATCGCCGTGTTCGCCGACGCCGAGCGCCGTCGCGTGCGGCTCGACGTGCCCGGCATGGTCACGTTCACCGCGGCCGCCGGGCTGATCACCTACGCGATCATCGAGGCCGGCGAGTCGTCGTGGACGTCCCGTACCCCGGTGGTCTCGGCCGTGCTCGGTCTGCTCGCGCTGGCCGCGTTCGTGCTCCTCGAGCGCCGTGCCGAGCACCCGCTGATCGACCTGACGCTGCTGCGCAGCCCGGTGTTCACCGGGGCGGTGCTGGCGGCGGCGGTGCTGTCGTCGGCGGCGTTCGGCTCGAGCGCGCTGGTCTCGATCTGGCTGCAGTCGGTGGTGGGGCTGAGCCCGCTGCAGACCGGTCTGGCCCTGCTGCCGATGTCGGTCGTGGCGTTCGCCGTGGCCGGTTTCCTCTCCAGCCGGCTGCACGGGGTGCCGGTGGCCCGGCCGATCGGTGCCGGGCTGTTCCTGATCGGCTGCGGCAGCCTGCTCATGCTGTTCGTGCGGGCCGGCTCGTCGTGGACGGCCCTGCTGGCCGGGCTGCTCGTCGTGGGCCTGGGGGTCGGGCTGGCCACGCCGCCGCTCACGGCCGCCGCCCTGTCGGCGGTGCCGGTGCAGCGCAGCGGGATGGCGTCGGGGGTGCTGAACACCTCGCGTCAGCTCGGGCTGGCGTTCGGGGTGGCCGTCCTGGGGTCGGTTTTCGCGTCCCGGGCGGCATCGACGCTGAGGGACGCGGGGGTCCCCTCGGCCGACGACGTCGCCTCCGCGGTGGCCGGGGGTCAGACCCAGGTGGTGCTGGCCAAGGCCCCGGCCGCGTTCCACGACCAGCTGCGGACGGCGGTGCACGAGGCCTTCGCGTCCGGGTTGCACGGGGCGTTCGTGATCGCCGGGGGCGTGGGGGTCGTCGGGGCGCTGGTCGTGTTCGCGCTGCTGCGCCGGGCGCCGTCGGAGCCGGACGCTCCCGCGCCCGCGGCCGAGCCGGCGGTCGTGCGGTCCTGA
- a CDS encoding Lrp/AsnC family transcriptional regulator yields the protein MEILTTDELDHQLIHALRLDPRVPFARFASLTGVSEQTAARRFRRLREHGVLRVHGLVDPFGNALGNWMVRIRARPDAAGPLADALAQRPDVSWVSLTAGGTEILCAAKSHTGHGTDGTQELLLRRLPHTKEVIDFTAQLVMHRFDDRLGSVGNLAELDEEQVTQIRSRALVRDPEAGPVTPIGPDDDALLAELRDDGRTPVARLAQATGWSPARVHRRLDELVRSGLFYFDLELAVELVGLGTQATIWLTVAPADLDRVGLELAEHKEIAYVAAISGSRNLMASAITRDPEHLYRYVTHDLGGIPGIQQIEISPILRRLKQAGSFMHDGRLAAPVS from the coding sequence ATGGAAATCCTCACGACCGACGAGCTCGACCATCAGCTCATCCACGCGCTGCGTCTCGATCCGCGCGTCCCGTTCGCCCGTTTCGCGTCACTCACCGGGGTCTCCGAGCAGACGGCGGCCCGGCGTTTCCGGCGGCTGCGCGAGCACGGCGTGCTGCGGGTCCACGGTCTGGTCGATCCGTTCGGCAACGCCCTGGGCAACTGGATGGTGCGCATCCGGGCCCGCCCCGACGCGGCGGGCCCGCTCGCCGACGCGCTGGCCCAGCGTCCTGACGTCTCCTGGGTCTCCCTGACCGCGGGCGGCACCGAGATCCTGTGCGCCGCCAAGAGTCACACCGGTCATGGCACCGACGGCACGCAGGAGCTGCTGCTGCGCCGCCTCCCGCACACCAAGGAGGTCATCGACTTCACCGCGCAGCTGGTCATGCACCGTTTCGACGACCGGCTGGGATCGGTGGGCAACCTGGCCGAGCTCGACGAGGAGCAGGTCACGCAGATCCGGTCCCGGGCCCTGGTCCGCGATCCCGAGGCGGGCCCGGTGACGCCGATCGGTCCCGACGACGACGCGCTGCTGGCCGAGCTGCGTGACGACGGCCGCACCCCGGTCGCCCGCCTGGCCCAGGCCACCGGCTGGAGTCCCGCGCGGGTGCACCGGCGTCTCGACGAGCTGGTGCGCAGCGGGCTGTTCTACTTCGACCTCGAGCTGGCCGTCGAGCTGGTGGGTCTCGGCACGCAGGCCACGATCTGGCTGACGGTGGCCCCGGCCGACCTGGACCGGGTGGGCCTGGAACTGGCCGAGCACAAGGAGATCGCCTACGTCGCCGCGATCAGCGGCAGCCGCAACCTCATGGCGTCCGCCATCACCCGCGACCCCGAGCACCTCTACCGGTACGTGACGCACGATCTCGGCGGCATCCCGGGCATCCAGCAGATCGAGATCTCGCCCATCCTGCGGCGTCTCAAGCAGGCCGGGTCGTTCATGCATGACGGCCGCCTGGCCGCCCCGGTGTCCTGA
- a CDS encoding enoyl-CoA hydratase/isomerase family protein, whose amino-acid sequence MSDSDTCEDVRVGVQGHAGRITLARPRAINALTHAMIRAISAALASWRDDDEIECVILDADGPRGFCAGGDIKAVSLSTLIDGGEGARALWWDEYRMNALLAEYPKPVVSLMNGITYGGGVGLGCHAGPRVVTQDTRLAMPETIIGLVPDVGGLYLLARAPGELGTHLALTGLPVGPADALLCGLADVHTPAGAFPDLASATSWKIVQDILATWTTTPEPGTLAADQEWIDRCYAGDDVGTIIERLQNDEHPNATATAKTLLSRSPTSLKITLRAIRQARTATLREVLVQDYRAMAHSLERDDVREGIRAQVVDKDRNPRWYPATVDEVDPAEVERAFTVAPGGDLTF is encoded by the coding sequence ATGTCTGACTCCGATACCTGTGAAGACGTCCGCGTGGGAGTGCAGGGCCACGCCGGACGGATCACCCTCGCCCGCCCCCGCGCCATCAACGCGCTCACCCACGCCATGATCCGCGCGATCTCGGCGGCGCTCGCCTCCTGGCGCGACGACGACGAGATCGAGTGCGTGATCCTGGACGCCGACGGACCGCGCGGCTTCTGCGCCGGCGGTGACATCAAGGCGGTGTCGCTGTCGACGCTCATCGACGGCGGCGAGGGTGCCCGGGCGCTGTGGTGGGACGAGTACCGGATGAACGCGCTGCTGGCCGAGTACCCCAAACCGGTGGTGTCGCTGATGAACGGCATCACCTACGGCGGAGGGGTCGGGCTGGGCTGTCACGCCGGGCCGCGGGTGGTCACCCAGGACACCCGCCTGGCGATGCCGGAGACGATCATCGGGCTGGTGCCGGACGTGGGCGGGCTGTACCTGCTGGCGCGCGCGCCCGGGGAGCTGGGCACGCACCTGGCGCTGACCGGGCTGCCGGTCGGCCCGGCCGACGCGCTGCTGTGCGGGCTGGCCGACGTGCACACGCCGGCGGGCGCGTTCCCGGACCTGGCCAGTGCGACCTCCTGGAAGATCGTGCAGGACATCCTGGCCACCTGGACCACGACCCCGGAGCCGGGCACGCTGGCCGCCGACCAGGAGTGGATCGACCGCTGCTACGCCGGTGACGACGTCGGCACGATCATCGAGCGGCTGCAGAACGACGAGCACCCGAACGCCACCGCCACCGCGAAGACGCTGCTGAGCCGCTCCCCCACGTCGCTGAAGATCACGCTGCGGGCGATCCGGCAGGCCCGTACCGCGACCCTGCGCGAGGTGCTCGTGCAGGACTACCGGGCGATGGCCCACAGCCTCGAGCGCGACGACGTGCGCGAGGGCATCCGCGCCCAGGTCGTCGACAAGGACCGCAACCCGCGCTGGTACCCGGCCACCGTCGACGAGGTCGACCCGGCCGAGGTCGAGCGGGCGTTCACGGTCGCGCCGGGTGGCGATCTCACCTTCTGA
- a CDS encoding aldo/keto reductase encodes MTSAPTSATSRIGLGLAAVARPAYITPSRSADLGASAGERAVERLRALSHELLDVAHAAGVRYVDVARSYGLAEDFLSSWLAARPSAEGVVVGSKWGYRYVGDWQLDAGVHEVKDHSLEAFRDQYPQSRELLGTSLAIYHIHSLTPDSPALTDRALHQALAGVRAAGTRVGFSTSGPRQGEVIRRALELEVDGQPLFTSVEATWNLLEPSAGPALAEAAAGGATVIVKEAVANGRLSPAETDPHPAAVAAREVASQLGAGVDQVATAAALAQPWAWRVLSGAVTVEQLRANLGAAGLDGLDDLEIDVERLTAWAQDPREYWAQRSARAWS; translated from the coding sequence ATGACCTCTGCCCCGACCTCTGCCACCAGTCGGATCGGGCTCGGGCTGGCCGCCGTGGCCCGGCCTGCCTACATCACGCCGTCCCGCTCGGCCGACCTGGGGGCGTCGGCGGGGGAGCGGGCCGTCGAGCGTCTGCGGGCGCTGAGTCACGAGCTCCTCGACGTCGCCCACGCGGCGGGGGTGAGGTACGTGGACGTGGCCCGTTCGTACGGTCTGGCGGAGGACTTCCTGTCCTCCTGGCTGGCGGCGCGGCCTTCGGCGGAGGGGGTCGTGGTCGGGTCGAAATGGGGCTACCGGTACGTGGGCGACTGGCAGCTCGACGCCGGGGTGCACGAGGTGAAAGACCATTCGCTGGAGGCGTTCCGCGACCAGTACCCGCAGAGCCGGGAGCTGCTGGGGACGAGCCTGGCGATCTATCACATCCACTCGCTGACGCCGGACTCGCCCGCGCTCACCGACCGGGCGCTGCACCAAGCGCTGGCCGGGGTGCGGGCTGCGGGCACCCGGGTCGGGTTCTCCACGTCGGGGCCGCGTCAGGGCGAGGTGATCCGGCGGGCGCTGGAGCTGGAGGTGGACGGGCAGCCGCTGTTCACGTCGGTGGAGGCGACCTGGAACCTGCTGGAGCCCTCGGCCGGCCCGGCGCTGGCCGAGGCGGCGGCGGGCGGGGCGACGGTGATCGTGAAGGAGGCCGTGGCGAACGGGCGGCTGAGCCCGGCGGAGACCGATCCGCACCCGGCGGCGGTGGCCGCGCGGGAGGTGGCTTCGCAGCTCGGGGCCGGCGTCGACCAGGTGGCGACGGCGGCGGCGCTGGCGCAGCCGTGGGCGTGGCGGGTGTTGTCGGGGGCCGTCACGGTCGAGCAGTTGCGGGCGAACCTGGGGGCGGCCGGTCTGGACGGTCTGGACGACCTGGAGATCGACGTGGAGCGGCTGACGGCCTGGGCGCAGGACCCGCGGGAGTACTGGGCACAGCGTTCGGCGCGGGCCTGGTCGTAG
- the mgrA gene encoding L-glyceraldehyde 3-phosphate reductase translates to MTYRPDPARYDGSMRYRRTGRSGLDLPLLSLGFWHNFGDDKPWATQRDIALRAFDLGITHFDLANNYGPPYGSAEINAGRLFAADLKPYRDELVISSKAGYDMWAGPYGQGGGGRKYMLSSLDQSLTRLGLDYVDIFYSHRYDPTTPLEETAAALTSAVQQGKALYVGISSYTSEHSRTMAKLLREAGTPLLIHQPSYSMLNRWIEDDGLLDAAEDEGFGIIGFSTLQQGLLTNRYLNGIPEGSRATQGKSLDANQITDELIGRLRNLAAVAEKRGQSLAQLALAWALRDERVTSLVIGASSVAQLEQNVDALENLELVQEELAEIDRVLAETPQPSSLVPDKN, encoded by the coding sequence ATGACGTACCGCCCCGACCCCGCCCGTTACGACGGCAGCATGCGCTACCGCCGCACCGGCCGTTCCGGGCTCGACCTGCCGCTGCTGTCGCTGGGCTTCTGGCACAACTTCGGCGACGACAAGCCGTGGGCCACCCAGCGCGACATCGCCCTGCGCGCGTTCGACCTCGGCATCACGCACTTCGACCTGGCCAACAACTACGGCCCGCCCTACGGCTCGGCCGAGATCAACGCCGGCCGCCTGTTCGCCGCCGACCTCAAGCCGTACCGCGACGAGCTGGTCATCTCCAGCAAGGCCGGGTACGACATGTGGGCCGGCCCGTACGGGCAGGGCGGCGGCGGGCGCAAGTACATGCTCTCGTCGCTCGACCAGTCCCTGACCCGCCTGGGCCTGGACTACGTCGACATCTTCTACTCCCACCGCTACGACCCCACCACGCCGCTGGAGGAGACCGCCGCCGCGCTGACCTCCGCCGTGCAGCAGGGCAAGGCGCTGTACGTGGGTATCTCCAGCTACACCTCCGAGCACTCGCGCACGATGGCGAAGCTGCTGCGTGAGGCCGGCACGCCGCTGCTGATCCACCAGCCCTCGTACTCGATGCTCAACCGCTGGATCGAGGACGACGGCCTGCTCGACGCGGCCGAGGACGAGGGCTTCGGCATCATCGGTTTCAGCACGCTGCAGCAGGGCCTGCTGACCAACCGCTACCTCAACGGCATCCCGGAGGGCTCGCGGGCCACCCAGGGCAAGTCGCTGGACGCGAACCAGATCACCGACGAGCTGATCGGCCGCCTGCGCAACCTGGCCGCGGTGGCCGAGAAGCGCGGTCAGTCGCTGGCGCAGCTCGCGCTGGCCTGGGCGCTGCGCGACGAGCGGGTCACCTCGCTGGTGATCGGTGCCTCGTCGGTGGCGCAGCTGGAGCAGAACGTCGACGCGCTGGAGAACCTGGAGCTCGTGCAGGAGGAACTGGCCGAGATCGACCGGGTGCTGGCCGAGACGCCGCAGCCCTCGAGCCTGGTGCCCGACAAGAACTGA